From a single Sphingobacteriales bacterium genomic region:
- a CDS encoding tetratricopeptide repeat protein produces MRKFLFQIFIWVAVLSLTGCASLKNSKIDKFYQNLTAHYNIYFNAYQSYLKVVNQTETNYVDDYTNILHVLKFPDETSGKANSSNVDFILTKCSKILEKKKLSNWIDDSYLLIGKAYFYRGDYFSALETLQYIEDEYQGSTIAQEAQVWIARCMYQQKKYGETKAFITLIKSNTAFSNQILKELLLTEAMVDIKNENYLAASNNLKEAVKYENKKTNKSRYLFIIAQLLQKTGNLKQATEYYEKVIKRNPPYEMAFHSKIEISHCYSVTDEKSARPIRGLLEKMLLDDKNIQYFDQIYLELGLLELKLNNTKKAEEYLKLSIKYNQSNENLKGVAFMKLADYYFSMQNYKLAKSYYDSTITNLNENYPDYDKISARNKMLADLVKYIVTAEAEDSLQYLARLPEKSRDSLINIAYENELKQIREKEKAEQERKMAEEQEMRMSRQMMQSRQQGYMQPPGMDDNLSGKAKWYFYNQSAMTLGKSEFMVKWGKRKLEDNWRISQKNTDFGEVEEETEKEEAIEDIVAVLSETEKKQIDSFLKNIPKEKQKYYTDIPFTPAQMEASRKREIEALKRAGDIFLESLKDTASAIQSYEKLLKKYPDSKYAAYLHYNLYLLYTKPADADKKSAHKEALQRDFPNSDFVILLENPDYFKEKLLARNTEIQQLYSQTYEYYLANDCKKVQENNEISKTKYSGHQLRPYFEYLSIICNAKNMKKDELIKALTDFQKSYGKENKLNDEVSNLLAYLNNEIVISDGSTTNKEGKKDEPGTEKPAFILDNKAPHYFVYAFESRKYNSNEIKTAFSEYNAKFYGMANLEINSIMLNNDLQLIIVREFPDKEKAFEYLAGIKSDENFLTKIKNRNPQIFIILQENLTEMVKKQEVKSYFDFYTKNYFSK; encoded by the coding sequence TTGCGTAAATTTCTATTTCAGATTTTCATTTGGGTGGCCGTATTGTCGCTCACCGGTTGTGCTTCCTTAAAAAATTCCAAAATAGATAAATTTTATCAAAACCTGACTGCCCACTACAATATTTACTTCAATGCCTATCAAAGTTATCTGAAAGTTGTCAATCAAACCGAAACCAACTATGTTGACGACTATACCAATATTCTTCATGTACTTAAATTTCCTGATGAAACCTCAGGAAAAGCAAATTCCTCCAATGTTGACTTTATTCTGACAAAATGTTCCAAGATTCTTGAAAAGAAAAAACTCAGCAACTGGATAGACGACAGTTACCTTCTGATAGGCAAGGCATATTTTTACAGGGGTGATTATTTTTCCGCACTCGAAACACTGCAATATATTGAAGACGAATATCAGGGAAGCACCATCGCTCAGGAGGCACAGGTCTGGATAGCCAGATGTATGTATCAGCAGAAAAAATACGGGGAAACCAAAGCTTTCATTACTCTTATCAAAAGCAATACAGCCTTTTCAAATCAGATTCTGAAGGAGCTTTTGCTAACCGAGGCAATGGTTGACATTAAAAATGAAAATTACCTCGCTGCCTCAAACAACCTCAAAGAAGCTGTCAAATATGAAAATAAAAAGACCAATAAATCAAGGTATCTATTTATTATTGCACAATTGCTTCAGAAAACAGGAAATCTCAAACAGGCAACCGAATATTATGAGAAAGTGATTAAACGGAATCCTCCCTATGAAATGGCATTTCATTCAAAAATTGAAATATCGCACTGCTACTCGGTTACAGATGAAAAAAGCGCCCGACCCATCCGTGGTTTACTTGAAAAAATGTTGCTGGATGATAAAAATATACAGTATTTCGACCAGATTTACCTTGAACTGGGGTTGCTCGAACTCAAGTTGAATAATACCAAAAAAGCCGAAGAATATCTGAAACTCAGCATCAAATACAATCAGTCGAATGAAAACCTGAAAGGTGTTGCATTTATGAAACTGGCTGATTATTATTTTTCAATGCAGAATTACAAACTGGCAAAAAGTTATTACGACAGCACCATCACCAATCTTAATGAGAACTATCCTGATTACGATAAAATATCTGCAAGAAACAAGATGCTGGCTGACCTTGTCAAATACATTGTAACAGCTGAAGCAGAAGACAGCCTCCAATATCTGGCAAGGCTACCTGAAAAATCAAGAGACAGCCTTATAAACATTGCATACGAAAACGAGCTGAAACAAATCCGGGAAAAGGAGAAAGCCGAACAGGAGCGCAAAATGGCTGAAGAGCAGGAAATGAGAATGAGCCGGCAAATGATGCAAAGCCGCCAGCAAGGCTATATGCAACCCCCCGGAATGGACGATAATCTGTCAGGAAAAGCTAAATGGTATTTTTATAACCAGTCAGCCATGACACTTGGTAAATCCGAGTTCATGGTAAAATGGGGGAAACGTAAGCTGGAAGACAACTGGCGTATCAGTCAGAAAAATACTGACTTTGGTGAAGTTGAAGAAGAAACCGAAAAAGAAGAGGCCATTGAAGATATCGTAGCAGTGTTATCAGAAACGGAAAAGAAACAAATTGACTCATTTCTGAAAAACATTCCGAAAGAGAAGCAAAAGTATTACACCGACATACCCTTTACGCCTGCCCAGATGGAAGCATCGCGTAAGCGCGAGATCGAAGCCCTCAAACGTGCAGGTGACATCTTTCTGGAAAGCCTGAAAGATACTGCAAGCGCCATTCAGTCTTATGAAAAGCTCCTGAAAAAGTATCCTGATAGTAAATATGCAGCATATCTGCATTACAATCTTTACCTGCTTTATACAAAACCTGCTGACGCTGATAAAAAATCAGCCCATAAGGAAGCATTGCAACGTGATTTCCCTAATTCCGACTTCGTCATTTTACTCGAAAACCCTGACTATTTCAAAGAAAAATTATTGGCAAGAAACACTGAAATACAGCAGCTTTACAGTCAGACTTATGAATATTACCTCGCCAATGACTGTAAAAAAGTTCAGGAAAACAATGAAATCAGTAAAACAAAATATTCAGGTCATCAACTCCGGCCATACTTTGAATATTTAAGCATTATCTGCAATGCGAAAAACATGAAAAAGGATGAGCTGATAAAAGCACTGACCGACTTTCAAAAAAGTTATGGCAAAGAAAACAAACTGAATGATGAAGTCAGCAACCTGCTGGCTTACCTGAACAATGAAATTGTTATTTCTGACGGCAGTACAACGAACAAAGAAGGGAAAAAAGATGAACCCGGAACTGAGAAACCGGCTTTTATTCTCGACAATAAAGCCCCTCATTACTTTGTTTATGCCTTTGAAAGCAGAAAATATAATTCCAATGAGATCAAGACTGCCTTCTCGGAATACAATGCTAAATTTTATGGCATGGCAAACCTCGAAATCAACAGCATCATGCTCAACAACGACCTTCAGCTGATAATTGTGCGTGAATTCCCTGATAAAGAAAAGGCCTTCGAATATCTTGCAGGTATCAAGTCAGATGAAAACTTTCTGACAAAAATAAAAAACAGAAATCCTCAGATTTTCATCATTCTTCAGGAAAATCTGACCGAAATGGTCAAAAAACAGGAAGTTAAATCGTATTTCGACTTTTACACCAAAAACTACTTTTCAAAGTAA
- a CDS encoding M23 family metallopeptidase, whose translation MAERQNRSLGEKLKARYRLIIRAEDSLEEKTSFKLTRLNVIMFISTSLVLGFLAVFFIIAYTSLRQYIPGYGDFNTIRKFTELNQKYDSLERALSNQVSYLENIRNIYTGNIEQYSSSAYPRNDSLKVMPKSDPRKKSKEDSILRQQVESEETFSLVAGEEDNSAQKLKNLVLFPPVKGIVTEKFNMAQGHYAIDIATAPNTAIKSVMDGVVVFADWSINTGFTIMIQHKRNMISVYKHNSALLKNVGQVVRAGEVIAVAGDTGELSHGPHLHFELWYDGNPVDPEKYILF comes from the coding sequence ATGGCAGAAAGGCAAAACCGTTCATTGGGCGAAAAGCTCAAAGCCAGATACAGACTCATCATCAGAGCGGAAGACAGCCTTGAAGAGAAAACCTCCTTTAAACTGACCAGGTTAAATGTTATCATGTTTATCAGTACCTCGCTGGTATTGGGTTTTCTTGCCGTTTTTTTCATCATTGCCTACACTTCACTTCGCCAATATATTCCGGGTTATGGTGATTTTAACACCATCAGGAAGTTTACGGAATTAAACCAGAAATATGATTCACTGGAAAGAGCTCTTTCCAATCAGGTCAGTTATCTGGAAAATATCCGGAACATTTATACCGGTAACATTGAGCAATATTCATCCAGTGCCTATCCCAGAAATGATTCGTTAAAAGTGATGCCAAAATCAGACCCCAGGAAGAAATCAAAAGAAGATTCAATTCTGAGGCAACAGGTGGAGTCGGAGGAAACCTTCAGCCTGGTAGCCGGAGAAGAAGATAATTCAGCACAAAAACTGAAAAATCTTGTTTTATTTCCTCCTGTCAAAGGAATAGTTACTGAAAAATTCAACATGGCTCAGGGCCATTATGCAATCGACATTGCAACGGCTCCAAACACAGCCATTAAGTCGGTCATGGATGGTGTGGTGGTGTTTGCCGACTGGAGCATAAATACAGGCTTTACCATCATGATCCAGCACAAAAGAAATATGATATCTGTTTACAAACATAATTCAGCATTATTGAAAAATGTCGGGCAGGTGGTCAGAGCGGGAGAGGTTATTGCAGTAGCTGGCGATACCGGTGAACTTAGCCATGGCCCTCACCTGCATTTTGAACTCTGGTATGATGGCAATCCGGTGGACCCTGAAAAATATATTTTATTTTAA
- a CDS encoding polymer-forming cytoskeletal protein, giving the protein MKKNMEENLNSFSLINANTKFVGEINSDSDLRIDGTVEGNINSKAKVILGNGATVKGNINCQNADISCQVVGTIIVEDTIKLSSTANIKGDIFTKKLIVENGAIFNGKCEMGGDFSKITREKLAPQQTSLFSKTSEKSSEA; this is encoded by the coding sequence ATGAAAAAGAATATGGAAGAAAATCTGAATTCGTTCAGTTTAATAAACGCTAACACAAAATTTGTCGGGGAAATTAATTCAGACTCCGATTTAAGAATAGACGGAACAGTTGAAGGGAACATAAATTCTAAAGCAAAGGTTATATTAGGAAACGGTGCAACGGTAAAGGGTAATATTAATTGCCAGAATGCTGATATTTCCTGTCAGGTAGTCGGAACAATTATCGTGGAAGACACTATTAAATTGAGTTCAACTGCCAATATCAAAGGCGATATTTTCACCAAAAAGCTTATCGTGGAAAACGGAGCCATATTCAATGGTAAGTGTGAAATGGGTGGCGATTTTTCGAAAATCACGAGGGAAAAACTGGCACCCCAGCAAACCTCATTATTCAGTAAAACCTCTGAAAAAAGCAGTGAAGCCTGA
- a CDS encoding AtpZ/AtpI family protein, translating to MKPDFKHPSFIKYSALGFQIVATVLAGVLTGQWLDRQFPNKYSLFTIILSLIMIAIALFQVYRSLLK from the coding sequence GTGAAGCCTGATTTTAAACATCCATCATTCATTAAATATTCAGCACTCGGGTTTCAGATAGTTGCAACGGTTTTGGCAGGCGTTTTAACAGGGCAATGGCTCGACAGACAATTTCCAAATAAATATTCACTGTTTACAATCATTTTATCTCTCATTATGATTGCCATTGCTTTATTTCAGGTGTACCGTTCACTTCTAAAATAA
- the atpB gene encoding F0F1 ATP synthase subunit A: protein MRNLTVFFLINLFLLYRSVAAQSPQKENDFNLVEFAMHHIGDSYSWDFYTVDHKTVGINLPRILFNPLNKKIDFFWSTHRAVEYGYLEEHEFNPEAIHGALLVPQSKESLESLADSLKLAPDSASAALWQVRLNEKIKESRPLDFSITKNVLFLFFASVLLLSIFISIARRYQKNPNTPPKGLQSALEPVIIFIRDDIAKTYLPHHYEKYLPLLLNFFFFIWFLNMMGLIPFSGNVTGNIAVTASLALITMVVTNVSAKKHYWGHILWFPGVPVFVKPIMFVVELVSVFTKPFALTIRLFANITAGHLVIISFISLIFIFGKLGQVPAAGWATSVVSVAFALFIDLIEILIALLQAYIFTTLSALFIGQAVEHGH, encoded by the coding sequence ATGAGGAACCTGACAGTTTTTTTTCTCATTAACCTCTTCCTATTGTATCGCTCGGTTGCAGCTCAATCTCCTCAGAAAGAAAATGATTTCAATCTGGTTGAATTTGCTATGCATCACATAGGTGATTCTTATTCTTGGGATTTCTATACTGTTGACCACAAAACAGTCGGTATAAATTTGCCCAGAATTCTTTTCAATCCTCTGAATAAAAAAATTGATTTTTTCTGGTCAACTCACAGAGCAGTTGAATATGGCTATCTTGAAGAGCATGAATTTAATCCTGAAGCCATTCATGGTGCTTTACTGGTACCTCAGTCAAAAGAATCGCTTGAAAGCCTTGCCGACAGCCTGAAACTTGCTCCCGACAGTGCCTCTGCTGCTCTCTGGCAAGTCAGACTGAATGAAAAAATTAAGGAATCAAGACCACTCGACTTCTCAATTACCAAAAATGTATTGTTCCTGTTTTTTGCTTCCGTTTTATTGCTTTCCATTTTTATATCCATAGCCAGACGTTATCAGAAAAATCCAAACACACCTCCAAAAGGATTGCAATCGGCTCTTGAGCCGGTGATTATTTTTATCAGGGATGATATTGCCAAAACCTATCTCCCTCATCATTACGAGAAATACCTTCCGTTATTGCTGAATTTCTTCTTTTTCATCTGGTTTCTCAATATGATGGGACTTATTCCATTCAGTGGAAATGTAACCGGCAACATTGCCGTTACGGCAAGTCTGGCACTCATTACCATGGTAGTTACCAATGTGAGTGCTAAAAAACATTACTGGGGGCATATACTTTGGTTTCCCGGAGTTCCCGTTTTTGTAAAACCCATCATGTTTGTCGTGGAGCTGGTCAGCGTTTTCACCAAACCATTTGCCTTGACTATACGACTTTTTGCCAACATTACCGCAGGCCATCTGGTTATTATTTCGTTCATTTCGCTGATATTTATTTTTGGGAAGCTTGGGCAGGTGCCGGCAGCCGGATGGGCTACTTCCGTAGTTTCAGTTGCTTTTGCCCTTTTTATCGATTTAATTGAGATTTTAATTGCATTATTGCAGGCATATATTTTTACAACATTATCAGCCTTGTTTATCGGACAGGCTGTTGAACATGGTCATTAA
- the atpE gene encoding ATP synthase F0 subunit C, which yields MILLDLGLGLGAGLAAGLAVLGAGIGIGQIGGNAAQAIARQPEASGKINGAMIITAAMIEGVALFGVVLGVIIIGKVA from the coding sequence ATGATTTTATTAGATTTAGGATTAGGATTAGGTGCCGGACTCGCAGCCGGACTCGCAGTTTTAGGTGCAGGTATTGGTATCGGGCAAATTGGCGGAAATGCAGCTCAGGCTATTGCACGCCAGCCTGAAGCCAGTGGAAAAATCAATGGTGCTATGATCATTACTGCCGCTATGATCGAAGGTGTTGCACTTTTCGGTGTGGTGCTGGGTGTTATTATCATTGGTAAAGTTGCTTAA
- the atpF gene encoding F0F1 ATP synthase subunit B has product MILLNALLTPGIGLMFWTIVIFLLLLVVLRKFAWKPIVNALKEREKGIEEALHQAEKARQEVQELVAKNVQLIVEGQMERDSIIKEARERAEQILEKAKEDAKTESKRILSEAHQMILRQRDEAVRDLKNELSDIIIETTTAIIRKELADPEHHKRLIEEKIKDLS; this is encoded by the coding sequence ATGATTTTACTCAATGCTTTGTTAACGCCCGGAATTGGGTTAATGTTCTGGACAATTGTCATTTTTCTCTTACTTTTGGTTGTCTTGCGAAAATTTGCATGGAAACCTATTGTCAATGCGCTTAAAGAGCGGGAAAAAGGGATAGAGGAGGCATTGCATCAGGCAGAAAAAGCCCGTCAGGAAGTTCAGGAACTGGTGGCTAAAAATGTTCAGCTGATTGTGGAAGGACAAATGGAAAGAGATTCTATTATTAAAGAAGCCAGAGAAAGGGCAGAGCAGATTCTTGAAAAAGCAAAAGAAGATGCAAAAACAGAAAGCAAGCGGATTCTTTCGGAAGCCCACCAGATGATTCTGCGTCAGCGTGACGAGGCAGTACGTGATCTTAAAAATGAATTAAGCGATATTATTATTGAGACTACCACGGCAATCATCCGGAAAGAACTTGCTGACCCTGAACACCATAAACGCCTTATTGAAGAAAAAATCAAAGATTTGTCCTGA
- the atpH gene encoding ATP synthase F1 subunit delta, translating to MSSRITKRYASAFLEFSERNAITEMTITDVKHFLEACRENKEFLVFLKSPVVKVSKKKKVLHAAFENVFCRETLNFIDLIADNQRENLLFEIFTEFLELYKQKNGIVTAELTTAVPVDRELAEKIKEFVRKVSSSKSVELVNKTDPSIIGGFKIKFHDKLLDATIVHELKEIRKRMIK from the coding sequence ATGAGTAGCCGGATTACCAAACGATATGCCTCGGCATTTCTTGAATTTTCAGAAAGAAATGCAATCACGGAAATGACCATAACCGATGTAAAACATTTTCTTGAAGCATGCCGTGAAAATAAAGAATTTCTTGTTTTTCTGAAAAGTCCGGTCGTTAAAGTCAGCAAAAAGAAAAAGGTGCTTCATGCTGCTTTTGAGAATGTATTTTGCCGGGAGACGCTCAATTTTATCGACCTGATTGCTGACAACCAAAGGGAAAACCTCCTGTTTGAAATTTTTACCGAATTTCTGGAATTATACAAACAGAAAAATGGCATTGTAACAGCAGAGCTTACCACCGCAGTACCCGTTGACAGGGAGCTGGCTGAAAAAATCAAGGAATTTGTCAGAAAAGTCAGTAGTTCAAAAAGCGTTGAACTGGTCAATAAAACTGATCCTTCCATCATCGGGGGATTTAAAATTAAATTTCATGATAAATTGCTGGATGCCACCATTGTTCATGAATTGAAAGAGATAAGAAAAAGAATGATTAAATAA